The sequence CTTCGCCGACTACGACGAACTGCCCGAGGGGCACTTCTACGACCCCGACGCCGAGTACGAGCCCGATCCGGAGTACGCGGCCACGCTCGCGCCCGACGCGGCCCGTCAGCGCCGTGAGCGCGTCGGCCCGACCGGACGCCCGCTGCCCTACTTCCCGATCCCGGGCCCGCTGACCGACCACGGCCCCGCGAAGATCATCGCGATGTGCAACCAGAAGGGCGGCGTCGGCAAGACGACGTCGACCATCAACCTGGGTGCCGCGCTCGCGGAGTACGGCCGGCGCGTGCTGCTCGTGGACTTCGACCCGCAGGGCGCGCTGTCGGTGGGTCTCGGCGTCAACCCCATGGAGCTGGACCTCACCGTCTACAACCTGCTCATGGAGCGGGGCATGTCCGCGGACGAGGTCCTGCTGAAGACGGCGGTCCCCAACATGGACCTGCTGCCCTCCAACATCGACCTGTCGGCCGCCGAGGTCCAGCTGGTCTCCGAGGTCGCGCGCGAGTCCACGCTCCAGCGGGCCCTGAAGCCCCTGCTGCCCGACTACGACTACATCGTGATCGACTGCCAGCCCTCGCTCGGCCTGCTCACCGTCAACGCCCTGACGGCCGCTCACAAGGTGATCGTGCCGCTGGAGTGCGAGTTCTTCGCGCTGCGCGGTGTGGCCCTGCTGACCGAGACCATCGAGAAGGTCCAGGAGCGGCTCAACCCCGAGCTGGAGCTCGACGGCATCCTCGCCACGATGTACGACTCGCGCACCGTGCACAGCCGCGAGGTGCTCGCCCGGGTCGTCGAGGCGTTCGACGATCACGTCTACCACACGGTCATCGGGCGCACGGTCCGCTTCCCGGAGACCACGGTCGCCGGCGAGCCGATCACCACGTACGCCTCCAACTCCGTCGGTGCCGCCGCCTACCGCCAGCTCGCCAGGGAGGTGCTCGCCCGGTGTCACGCCGAGTGAGTCTGCCGGGGGCCGACGAACTCTTCCGCACGACAGGAGGGACGGCGCTCCAGCCGTCGACTCCCCGGCGCGCGGCGGGCGGTGAGGCCCGGGTGCCGGCTCCCGCCGGGGAGAGCGACGAGACGGCCGCCGCCGAGGACGTACCGCCGTCGGTGCCCGTCCGTGGCGGGGACGGAGACGGCGCGGAGCACGTGGCGGCGGACGCCGAGCCGGCCGAGACCGGCGAGTCCCGCACCCGCCCGGTGCGCCGCCAGGCGGCGCAGGAGGGCGCGGCCGCCGCGCAGCCGCGCAAGCGCGGGCGGGCGGCGACCCGGCGGCCCAGCGGACGCGAACGGCACGACGAGAAGATCACCGTCTATGTCTCGGCCGAGGAACTGATGGACCTGGAGCACGCCCGCCTGGTGCTCCGCGGCGAGCACGGGCTCGCGGTGGACCGCGGGCGGATCGTCCGCGAGGCGGTGGCCGTGGTCCTGGCCGACCTGGAGTCCCGCGGGGACGCGAGCATCCTCGTACGTCGGCTGCGCGGGCGGTAGCGATAGCCTGCGGGGGCTATGACCTCGAACGGAGCCCCTGCCCCCGGCGCACCGGCCGGCCGCCGGCGTGCGCTGGGGCGGGGACCGGGCACGGCGGCGGCCGGGCAGGGCACCCCGCGAACCGGCCCCGGGGCCGCCGTGAGCGGCCCGGAGGCCACGGCACCCCCGGAGGCCGCGCAAGCCCCTGAGAAGCCCGCAGAGCCCCGCCGGACGCCCGAGGAACCCCGAGAGCCCCGCCGGGAAGCCGCCGAGGCCCGGCAGGAAGTCCCGGAAGCCCCGGAGGTCCGGCGCGAGCCCGAGGAGCCCCGGGAGTCCGCCGACGGCGTCTTCAAGGTCCGGCTGTCGAACTTCGAGGGCCCCTTCGACCTGCTGCTCCAGCTGATCTCCAAGCACAAGCTGGACGTCACCGAAGTCGCGCTGTCGAAGGTCACCGACGAGTTCATGGCGCACATCCGGGCCATGGGACCCGACTGGGACCTGGACCAGACCACGGAGTTCCTCGTCGTCGCGGCCACGCTGCTCGACCTCAAGGCCGCCCGGCTGCTGCCCGCCGCCGAGGTGGAGGACGAGGCCGACCTCGCCCTGCTGGAGGCCCGGGACCTGCTGTTCGCGCGGCTCCTCCAGTACCGCGCGTACAAGCGGATCGCCGACATCTTCAACGAGCGGCTCGACGAGGAGGCCCGGCGGTATCCCCGTACCGTCGGCCTCGAACCGCACCACGCCGAGCTGCTGCCCGAGGTCGTCATCACCATCGGTCCCGAGGGCCTCGCCGGGCTCGCGGTCAAGGCGATGCGGCCGAGGCCCCAACCGCAGGTGTACGTCGACCACATCCACGCCCCGCTGGTCAGCGTGCAGGAGCAGGCCGGGATCGTGGTGGCGCGGCTGCGGGAGCTGGGCGAGGCGGGCTTCCGGGAACTGGTGGCCGACGCCGGGGACACGCTCACCGTCGTGGCCCGGTTCCTGGCGCTGCTGGAGCTGTACCGGGAGAAGGCCGTCGCGCTGGAGCAGGAGGCCGCGCTCGGCGAGCTGACCGTGCGCTGGACCGGCGCGGAGACGGGTCCGGCGCCGCTGGTCACCGACGAGTTCGACCGCCCGCCCGCGCCGGCCGAGGAGGAGAAGCAGCCGTGAACGAGCAGACCGCCCAAGGCCCGGCCGGATCGCGGACCGTGGCCGGCCTCGATCTCAAGCCCGCCCTGGAGGCGATGCTCATGGTCGTGGACGAGCCCGCGACCGAGGAGCACCTGGCGCGGCTCCTGGAGCGGCCCCGGCGGCACATCGCGGACGCACTGCGCGAGCTGGCCGGCGAGTACACCGCGCAGGGCCGCGGCTTCGAGCTGCGGTTCGTCGCGGGCGGCTGGCGTTTCTACACCCGCGCCGCCTACGCGCCCGCCGTCGAGCGGCTCGTCCTGGACGGCCAGACCGCCCGCCTCACCCAGGCGGCGCTGGAGACGCTGGCGGTCGTCGCCTACCGCCAGCCGGTCAGCCGCAGCAGGGTCTCCGCGGTGCGCGGGGTGAACTGCGACGGCGTCATGCGCACCCTGCTCCAGCGCGGTCTGGTCGAGGAGGCGGGCACGGAACCCGAAACAGGTGCGATCCTGTACAGGACGACGAACCACTTCCTGGAGCGGATGGGCCTGCGCGGCCTGGACGAGCTACCGGAGCTGGCGCCCTTCCTCCCCGAGGCGGAGGCGATCGAGGCCGAGTCCCAGGAGGGGGTCCCGTCGTTCGACCCGGACGCGCCCGACGCGTCCGGCGGTCAGGACGCAGACGACTAAGACGGAAACCTTGATGCGAAGCAGCGGCAGCGGCAAGAGCGGCGGGCGCGGTAACTACCGCGGTGCCGGCAACGACAGGGACCAGAAGCAGGGGCAGGGCCGTCCCCGCAAGCCCCGCCCCGAGGAGCGCCGCTACGACGTGGGCCCCGGGGCCACCAAGGACGGCCCCAAGGCCGGGCGCGGCGGCTCGGCGCGCGGTGGTGCCAAGGGCGGCCCGAAGCGGGCCCAGCCGGGCGGCCGCACGGCCCCGGCGCGCTCGCGCGAGTACGAGACGCGGGTCGAGGAGCGCAACCGGGAGCGGTACGCGGGCAAGAAGGACGTCAAGCTGCCCAAGACCTTCCCCGGTGCCGAGCAGGAGGGCGAGCGGCTGCAGAAGGTCCTCGCGCGCGCCGGCTACGGCTCCCGGCGGGCCTGCGAGGAGCTGATCGAGCAGGCCCGGGTCGAGGTGAACGGCGAGATCGTCACCGAGCAGGGCAAGCGGGTGGACCCGGAGAAGGACGAGGTCAAGGTCGACGGCCTGACCGTGGCGACCCAGTCCTACCAGTTCTTCTCGCTGAACAAGCCGGCCGGCGTGGTCTCCACCATGGAGGACCCGGAGGGCCGCCAGTGCCTCGGCGACTACGTCACCAACCGTGAGACCCGGCTCTTCCACGTCGGCCGGCTGGACACCGAGACCGAGGGCGTCATCCTGCTCACCAACCACGGCGAGCTGGCGCACCGCCTCACACACCCGCGCTACGGCGTGAAGAAGACCTACCTCGCGGCCATCGTCGGCCCGATCCCGCGCGACCTGGGCAAGCGCCTGAAGGACGGCATCCAGCTGGAGGACGGCTACGCCCGCGCGGACCACTTCCGCGTGGTCGAGCAGACCGGCAAGAACTACCTGGTCGAGGTGACCCTGCACGAGGGCCGCAAGCACATCGTGCGCCGCATGCTGGCCGAGGCGGGCTTCCCCGTCGAGCGGCTGGTGCGCACCGCCTTCGGCCCGATCACCCTCGGCGACCAGAAGTCGGGCTGGCTGCGCCGGCTGTCGAACACCGAGGTCGGCATGCTGATGAAGGAAGTCGAGCTGTAGGGCGGCCGATCCCCGGAGCGTGCCTTGCGCTGATCACCATCCCCCTTTATTGTCACGGTGACGATAAAGGGGGATGGTGCATATGCCGAAGCAGCCGGCGACCGGAGCACTTCTCGGACTCGCCCTCGGGGACGCACTCGGCTTTCCGACCGAGTTCAACGACGTACCGTCGATTCTCGCCAAGTGCGGGCCCTGGCGGGAGATGGAGCTGCCGAAGCGGGCCTTCGTCTCCGACGACACGCAGATGACCCTCGCCGTCGGCCGCGCCCTGCGGACCGCCGTGGGCCGCGGTGACGTGACGCCTCAGGGGCTGGCGGGGCCGCTGCGGGCGGAGTTCGTGGAGTGGTACCGGTCGCCGGAGAACAACCGCGCGCCCGGCGGCACCTGCCTGCGGGCCTGCGAGCTGCTCACGGCGGAGCACCGGCCCTGGCGGGACGCCAGCCAGATCGGCTCCAAGGGCTGCGGCGCCAACATGCGGGTCGCCCCGATCGGCCTCGCTCCCGGCCTGAGCGACGAACAGCGCGCCGGCGCCGCCCAGTTGCAGGCCGCGCTCACCCACGGCCACCCCACCGCGCTGGCCGCCTCCGACCTCACCGCGCACGCCGTCCACCTGCTCGCCCGCGGCACCGACCCCGCCGGGCTCGTCGGACGGCTGCGCTCCTACGCCCTGCGACGCCGCACGCACTACGACCACACCTGGCTCGGCGACCTGTGGACCCGCTCCCAGGACCCCGGCCCCGAGCACTTCATCGCGCGCGGCTGGGACGAATGCCTGGAGATCCTCGACCGCCTCGCGCGAGCCGCGCGCACCGTCTCCCCGGAGACCGACCCGTGCCTGGCCACCGGCGAGGGCTGGATCGCCGAGGAGGCCATGGCCACCGGGCTGCTGTGCTTCCTGCTCTTCCCCGACGAGCCCGTCACCGCCCTGCGCCGGGCCGCCTGCACCGCCGGCGACTCCGACTCCATCGCCTGCCTCACCGGCGCCTTCGCGGGCGCCTGGCTGGGCGCGGACGCCTGGCCCGCCGACTGGGCCGAGCGGATCGAGTACCGAGGCGACCTGTCGGCCCTGGGCGCGCTCTGGGACGCTTAGGCCCATGCTCGACGATCTCGACATAGACCTGGCTCCGGTGGCCGCGGAACAGCCCGACCCGCTGCTGTTCGCCACCGTCTCCGGAGCCCATCTGTACGGCTTGCCCTCGCAGGACTCCGACGTGGACCTCAGAGGCGCCCACCTGCTTCCCGCCGCCGACCTCGTCGGCCTGCGCGAACCGGAGGAGACCCGCTCGCGGACCTGGGTCCGCTACGGCGTCGAGCTGGACCTCGTCACCCACGACCTGCGCAAGTTCGTCCGGCTGATGCTGCGCCGCAACGGCCATGTGCTGGAGCAGCTGCTCTCCCCGCTGGTCGTGCACACCTGCGAGGCCCACCGGGAGCTGACCGCGCTCGCTCCCGGCGTCCTCACCGGCCACCACGCCCACCACTACCGCGGGACCGCCGCGACGCAGTGGC comes from Streptomyces sp. SCL15-4 and encodes:
- a CDS encoding ParA family protein — protein: MPVRGQGPAGFEAVGSVAVRTFAAHQSSGPRTAGTAHQSMDGHHVNAMAGDGSGAPHNHFADYDELPEGHFYDPDAEYEPDPEYAATLAPDAARQRRERVGPTGRPLPYFPIPGPLTDHGPAKIIAMCNQKGGVGKTTSTINLGAALAEYGRRVLLVDFDPQGALSVGLGVNPMELDLTVYNLLMERGMSADEVLLKTAVPNMDLLPSNIDLSAAEVQLVSEVARESTLQRALKPLLPDYDYIVIDCQPSLGLLTVNALTAAHKVIVPLECEFFALRGVALLTETIEKVQERLNPELELDGILATMYDSRTVHSREVLARVVEAFDDHVYHTVIGRTVRFPETTVAGEPITTYASNSVGAAAYRQLAREVLARCHAE
- a CDS encoding segregation and condensation protein A, with amino-acid sequence MTSNGAPAPGAPAGRRRALGRGPGTAAAGQGTPRTGPGAAVSGPEATAPPEAAQAPEKPAEPRRTPEEPREPRREAAEARQEVPEAPEVRREPEEPRESADGVFKVRLSNFEGPFDLLLQLISKHKLDVTEVALSKVTDEFMAHIRAMGPDWDLDQTTEFLVVAATLLDLKAARLLPAAEVEDEADLALLEARDLLFARLLQYRAYKRIADIFNERLDEEARRYPRTVGLEPHHAELLPEVVITIGPEGLAGLAVKAMRPRPQPQVYVDHIHAPLVSVQEQAGIVVARLRELGEAGFRELVADAGDTLTVVARFLALLELYREKAVALEQEAALGELTVRWTGAETGPAPLVTDEFDRPPAPAEEEKQP
- the scpB gene encoding SMC-Scp complex subunit ScpB; the encoded protein is MNEQTAQGPAGSRTVAGLDLKPALEAMLMVVDEPATEEHLARLLERPRRHIADALRELAGEYTAQGRGFELRFVAGGWRFYTRAAYAPAVERLVLDGQTARLTQAALETLAVVAYRQPVSRSRVSAVRGVNCDGVMRTLLQRGLVEEAGTEPETGAILYRTTNHFLERMGLRGLDELPELAPFLPEAEAIEAESQEGVPSFDPDAPDASGGQDADD
- a CDS encoding pseudouridine synthase; its protein translation is MRSSGSGKSGGRGNYRGAGNDRDQKQGQGRPRKPRPEERRYDVGPGATKDGPKAGRGGSARGGAKGGPKRAQPGGRTAPARSREYETRVEERNRERYAGKKDVKLPKTFPGAEQEGERLQKVLARAGYGSRRACEELIEQARVEVNGEIVTEQGKRVDPEKDEVKVDGLTVATQSYQFFSLNKPAGVVSTMEDPEGRQCLGDYVTNRETRLFHVGRLDTETEGVILLTNHGELAHRLTHPRYGVKKTYLAAIVGPIPRDLGKRLKDGIQLEDGYARADHFRVVEQTGKNYLVEVTLHEGRKHIVRRMLAEAGFPVERLVRTAFGPITLGDQKSGWLRRLSNTEVGMLMKEVEL
- a CDS encoding ADP-ribosylglycohydrolase family protein — encoded protein: MPKQPATGALLGLALGDALGFPTEFNDVPSILAKCGPWREMELPKRAFVSDDTQMTLAVGRALRTAVGRGDVTPQGLAGPLRAEFVEWYRSPENNRAPGGTCLRACELLTAEHRPWRDASQIGSKGCGANMRVAPIGLAPGLSDEQRAGAAQLQAALTHGHPTALAASDLTAHAVHLLARGTDPAGLVGRLRSYALRRRTHYDHTWLGDLWTRSQDPGPEHFIARGWDECLEILDRLARAARTVSPETDPCLATGEGWIAEEAMATGLLCFLLFPDEPVTALRRAACTAGDSDSIACLTGAFAGAWLGADAWPADWAERIEYRGDLSALGALWDA
- a CDS encoding DNA polymerase beta superfamily protein, coding for MLDDLDIDLAPVAAEQPDPLLFATVSGAHLYGLPSQDSDVDLRGAHLLPAADLVGLREPEETRSRTWVRYGVELDLVTHDLRKFVRLMLRRNGHVLEQLLSPLVVHTCEAHRELTALAPGVLTGHHAHHYRGTAATQWRLFEKTGELKPLLYTFRVLLTGIHLMRSGEVQAHLPTLLEQVGGPGYLPELIAAKRERENALADVDRELVAADVERLHTALDEAQAGSALPDAPGARDALHDLVIRLRLEG